The following are from one region of the Flexibacter flexilis DSM 6793 genome:
- a CDS encoding 3-oxoacid CoA-transferase subunit B, with translation MLDKNGIAKRIARELRDGYYVNLGIGIPTLVANYIPEGVNVVLQSENGLLGIGPFPHENEVDADLINAGKQTVTMVDGSALFSSAESFAMIRGGHVHLTILGAMEVSENGDIANWKIPGKMVKGMGGAMDLVASAENIIVAMQHRSKDGQSKLLKKCELPITGLGCVKKVVTELAVLDVLPEGGFKLLERAPGVSVEEIKAATEGKLIVEGEIPEMVL, from the coding sequence ATGCTCGATAAAAATGGCATTGCTAAGCGTATCGCACGCGAATTGCGCGACGGCTATTATGTAAATTTGGGTATCGGAATCCCGACTTTGGTGGCCAACTATATTCCAGAAGGCGTAAATGTAGTGTTACAGTCAGAAAATGGCTTGCTCGGCATCGGGCCGTTTCCGCACGAAAACGAAGTAGATGCAGACCTTATCAACGCTGGTAAACAGACGGTTACGATGGTTGATGGCTCTGCCTTGTTTAGTTCTGCCGAAAGTTTTGCCATGATTCGCGGCGGCCACGTACACCTGACTATTTTGGGCGCAATGGAAGTATCCGAAAACGGAGACATTGCAAACTGGAAAATCCCTGGCAAAATGGTAAAAGGCATGGGTGGCGCGATGGATTTGGTGGCTTCTGCCGAAAATATCATTGTGGCCATGCAGCACCGCAGCAAAGACGGACAATCTAAACTCCTGAAAAAATGTGAGTTGCCGATTACGGGTTTGGGTTGCGTGAAGAAAGTAGTAACAGAATTGGCCGTGCTTGACGTGTTGCCTGAAGGCGGATTTAAGTTGCTGGAACGCGCACCAGGGGTTTCGGTTGAAGAAATTAAGGCTGCCACCGAAGGCAAACTCATTGTAGAAGGCGAAATTCCTGAAATGGTATTATAA
- a CDS encoding tetratricopeptide repeat protein codes for MKKYILSLLIAGSLPTTVSVLAQTKQQALDLLMKKKAVLEAKEAIDKVTEGSGKSDAEAWFYRGMIYKSLYDDDALRQNNKEADLEAYKAYKKSIKMGDAEDENLQQSREDMFELAAGFVSTATNYYEDGMKGEQLALKKAIEYFDAFIDIYNTVTVEQANIDKNLKDNELDFAKVKYMAAQAKERVKDIAGAEKYYQELVDAKFNEPALYLNLSNLYIGDGKRDKAEKVLIDGRKRLPEATEISLAYAKLISDDKRYQEAIDIAQKASKRDKNSGLPWATLGEIYEKMVDYPKAEEAFKKGIDVAPDDFEPTHNFGCYYYRRAEAKAKKNDESAKEDYLAAITFFESANRADPKNQDNLSKLYDCYLKTENQRKADQIKLRMR; via the coding sequence ATGAAAAAGTACATTCTTTCTCTGCTTATAGCAGGTAGCCTCCCGACCACTGTTTCGGTTTTGGCTCAAACCAAACAACAGGCATTAGATTTACTAATGAAGAAAAAAGCTGTTTTGGAAGCCAAAGAAGCCATAGACAAAGTAACAGAGGGTTCGGGTAAAAGCGATGCGGAAGCATGGTTTTACAGAGGTATGATTTACAAGAGTTTATATGACGATGATGCACTTCGCCAAAATAACAAAGAAGCGGATTTGGAGGCTTACAAAGCCTATAAAAAATCAATCAAGATGGGCGATGCGGAAGACGAAAATTTACAGCAGTCGCGCGAAGATATGTTTGAGTTGGCCGCAGGCTTTGTAAGCACAGCCACTAACTATTACGAAGATGGCATGAAAGGCGAGCAATTGGCCTTGAAAAAAGCTATTGAGTATTTTGATGCGTTCATTGATATTTATAACACTGTAACTGTAGAACAGGCCAATATTGATAAAAATCTAAAAGATAATGAGTTGGATTTTGCGAAAGTAAAATACATGGCCGCGCAAGCCAAAGAACGCGTAAAAGATATTGCGGGAGCTGAAAAATATTATCAAGAATTGGTAGATGCAAAGTTTAATGAACCTGCTTTGTATCTGAATTTGAGTAATTTATACATCGGCGATGGCAAACGGGACAAAGCCGAAAAAGTGTTGATAGACGGCAGAAAACGCTTGCCCGAAGCCACCGAAATTTCGTTGGCTTATGCCAAACTTATCAGTGATGACAAACGCTACCAAGAAGCCATCGACATTGCTCAAAAAGCCTCCAAACGAGACAAAAACAGCGGTTTGCCTTGGGCTACTTTGGGTGAGATTTACGAAAAAATGGTAGATTATCCGAAAGCCGAAGAAGCCTTCAAGAAAGGAATTGATGTTGCGCCAGACGATTTTGAGCCGACACACAATTTTGGTTGTTACTACTACCGCCGCGCCGAAGCAAAAGCCAAGAAAAATGATGAATCGGCCAAAGAAGATTATTTAGCGGCTATCACATTTTTTGAGTCGGCCAACCGCGCAGACCCTAAAAATCAAGATAATTTGAGTAAATTGTACGACTGTTATTTAAAGACTGAAAATCAGCGCAAAGCCGACCAAATCAAGTTGCGTATGCGCTAA